A genomic segment from Nitratiruptor sp. YY08-10 encodes:
- the purB gene encoding adenylosuccinate lyase, translating into MVERYARKEMAEKWTQQAKYQTWLDVELAAVKAWNRLGLIPKEDMEKILKNAKFDVKRIDEIEKETKHDVIAFLTSVAESLGPESRWVHYGMTSSDTIDTAVALQMRDSLKLIIEDVKMVMESIKKRAFEHKMTLMVGRSHGIHGEPITFGLVLAIWYDEFARHLKNLEETLEVISVGKVSGAMGNFAHAPMELEEYVCEELGLKPAPVSNQVVQRDRYARLFTTMALVASTIEKIAVNIRHFQRTEVYEAEEYFSKGQKGSSAMPHKRNPVLSENLTGLARQIRSMAIPALENVALWHERDISHSSVERFILPDGFITLDFALHRLNNVIANLVVYPKNMMKNLNLTGGLVFSQRVLLELTKRGVTREDAYKIVQRNAMKVWEQIQEGHAPINERGESLFLQYLLEDKELTQKISEEEIRSFFDYSYYTKNVDRIFARVFTEEG; encoded by the coding sequence ATGGTAGAGAGATATGCGCGAAAAGAGATGGCTGAGAAGTGGACGCAACAGGCGAAATATCAGACGTGGCTCGATGTGGAGCTTGCTGCTGTCAAAGCATGGAACCGACTGGGACTCATTCCAAAAGAGGATATGGAAAAGATTTTAAAAAATGCAAAGTTTGATGTCAAAAGAATCGATGAGATTGAAAAAGAGACAAAACATGATGTCATTGCATTTTTAACAAGCGTAGCAGAGTCTTTGGGACCAGAGTCGCGCTGGGTACATTACGGAATGACAAGTTCTGATACGATTGACACAGCAGTGGCTCTTCAGATGCGAGACTCATTGAAGCTTATTATCGAAGATGTGAAGATGGTGATGGAGTCTATCAAAAAAAGAGCCTTTGAGCATAAAATGACACTAATGGTGGGACGAAGCCATGGAATCCATGGAGAGCCTATCACTTTTGGGCTCGTTTTGGCGATCTGGTATGACGAATTTGCAAGACATCTCAAAAACCTCGAAGAGACTTTAGAAGTGATAAGTGTTGGAAAAGTAAGCGGGGCCATGGGGAACTTTGCCCATGCACCAATGGAACTTGAAGAGTATGTGTGTGAAGAGTTAGGTCTGAAGCCGGCACCTGTCTCCAATCAAGTAGTTCAACGAGACAGATACGCTAGACTCTTTACCACAATGGCACTGGTCGCTTCCACTATCGAAAAGATTGCTGTCAATATTCGACATTTCCAAAGAACAGAAGTGTATGAAGCAGAGGAATATTTCAGTAAGGGGCAAAAGGGAAGCTCAGCAATGCCACACAAACGAAATCCGGTTTTGAGTGAAAACCTCACAGGTCTTGCACGTCAAATCCGCTCTATGGCAATCCCGGCACTTGAGAATGTGGCCCTTTGGCATGAGCGAGATATCAGCCACTCTTCAGTAGAACGCTTCATTCTACCAGATGGGTTTATCACCCTCGATTTTGCCTTGCATCGACTCAATAACGTTATTGCCAATCTTGTGGTCTATCCAAAAAATATGATGAAAAATCTCAATCTAACAGGTGGACTTGTCTTTAGCCAAAGAGTACTGCTTGAACTTACCAAACGAGGTGTAACACGAGAGGATGCATACAAAATCGTGCAAAGAAATGCCATGAAAGTATGGGAGCAGATCCAAGAGGGGCATGCACCAATCAATGAACGGGGAGAGAGCCTCTTTTTACAGTACCTTTTGGAAGACAAAGAGTTGACCCAAAAAATTAGCGAAGAGGAGATACGAAGCTTTTTTGATTATAGCTACTATACAAAAAACGTGGATAGAATCTTTGCACGAGTTTTTACAGAGGAGGGTTAA
- a CDS encoding RluA family pseudouridine synthase produces MPFIRKIIKTNKPIKLFLLLMRSFNISQSQAQKMIDTRKIYQNGKLITDKSAVVEGELEVVVFEPVTKGLEPIFETKDFVLYDKPSGIMVHPRNRNTHYTLIDEIRYRYGPQANIVHRIDKETSGLVLASTNKEAEKALKQMFEHKQIQKRYLALVRGNIEKQLVIEEPIALNRDYSKIKLKVKIDPNGKYAKTIINPLKQFGSFTLVEAIPITGRQHQIRIHLFHVKHPILGDPIYGPTTEDSIRYLDGLMDERERVVATGAKRLMLHAHTVEFTYKDTQYKIVSNRDFLQEYLTSLTK; encoded by the coding sequence TTGCCGTTTATTCGAAAAATAATAAAAACTAATAAACCAATCAAACTTTTCCTTCTGCTGATGCGTTCATTCAATATTTCACAATCACAAGCCCAAAAAATGATCGATACGAGAAAAATCTATCAAAATGGAAAACTCATAACGGATAAATCGGCAGTCGTAGAGGGAGAGTTGGAGGTTGTCGTATTTGAGCCTGTCACGAAGGGATTGGAGCCGATATTTGAAACAAAAGATTTTGTACTTTATGACAAGCCAAGCGGGATAATGGTGCATCCAAGAAATAGAAATACACACTATACATTGATCGATGAGATTCGCTATCGATACGGTCCTCAAGCAAATATTGTCCATAGAATAGACAAAGAGACGAGTGGTCTTGTGCTTGCCAGTACAAACAAGGAAGCAGAAAAAGCACTTAAGCAGATGTTTGAACATAAGCAGATCCAAAAACGTTATTTGGCATTGGTGCGAGGAAATATCGAAAAGCAACTTGTGATCGAAGAGCCAATTGCGCTCAACAGAGACTATTCGAAAATCAAACTCAAAGTGAAAATTGATCCAAATGGCAAATATGCCAAAACTATCATCAATCCTTTGAAACAGTTTGGCTCGTTTACTCTCGTGGAGGCGATACCGATTACCGGGAGGCAGCATCAAATCCGCATCCATTTGTTTCACGTGAAACATCCAATACTGGGTGATCCGATATATGGCCCTACTACTGAAGATTCCATACGGTATTTAGATGGGCTGATGGATGAGCGAGAACGCGTTGTCGCAACAGGTGCGAAAAGATTGATGCTACATGCGCATACAGTAGAATTTACCTACAAGGATACACAATATAAAATTGTCTCAAATAGAGATTTTTTACAAGAGTATTTAACCAGTTTGACTAAATAA
- a CDS encoding NAD(P)-dependent oxidoreductase, whose amino-acid sequence MNIAIFEADTKCQEVFQQLEAKIDFYTQDINHAVHEKKAYEAISIFVHSKIDRSVLELLPSLHYIQTRSTGFDHIDLEECKKRGIIVSNVQGYAGPPVAEFAFSLLLNISRKTDIAIARAKEGSFVYKDLLGFELFEKRLGIVGLGTIGKQMARIAHGFGMNIQAYTRHYDEAFCSQYNIEKSNYDKLLQTSDVVMFAVPLTPQTYHMLDIQKAKLLQPHAVVINVARGEVISREAIEYLSDRIYGIGLDVFEGEKELLKNPTSDFLQLIQKSNIRYTPHMAYYTKEALERIRKISVENMKRFMENKKILHRIA is encoded by the coding sequence GTGAACATTGCCATTTTTGAAGCGGATACAAAGTGTCAAGAAGTTTTTCAACAGCTGGAAGCAAAAATCGATTTTTATACACAAGACATCAACCACGCAGTGCACGAGAAAAAAGCGTATGAAGCGATCAGTATCTTCGTACATTCCAAAATAGATCGGTCTGTTTTAGAACTTCTCCCCTCTCTTCACTACATCCAAACACGATCCACCGGATTTGATCATATCGATTTAGAAGAGTGCAAAAAACGAGGCATTATCGTATCCAATGTTCAAGGATATGCAGGACCTCCTGTTGCAGAATTTGCTTTTTCGCTTCTGCTCAATATATCACGAAAGACAGATATCGCTATTGCAAGAGCCAAAGAGGGCAGTTTTGTCTATAAAGATCTTTTGGGATTTGAGCTCTTTGAAAAGAGATTAGGGATCGTAGGACTTGGAACGATTGGAAAGCAAATGGCTCGAATTGCCCATGGATTTGGGATGAATATCCAAGCCTATACTCGTCATTACGATGAGGCTTTCTGCTCTCAATACAATATTGAAAAAAGCAATTATGACAAACTCCTTCAAACCAGTGATGTTGTCATGTTTGCCGTTCCTCTGACACCTCAAACCTATCATATGCTGGATATCCAAAAAGCGAAACTCCTCCAACCTCATGCGGTCGTGATCAATGTTGCAAGAGGCGAAGTGATCAGTAGAGAAGCTATTGAGTATCTTAGCGATCGTATTTACGGAATAGGGCTCGATGTATTTGAGGGAGAAAAAGAGCTCTTGAAAAATCCAACTTCCGACTTTTTACAACTCATTCAAAAATCAAATATCCGCTACACTCCCCATATGGCCTACTATACAAAAGAGGCATTGGAAAGAATTAGAAAAATATCTGTCGAAAATATGAAACGTTTTATGGAGAATAAAAAGATTTTACACCGTATAGCCTAA
- the rlmN gene encoding 23S rRNA (adenine(2503)-C(2))-methyltransferase RlmN — translation MKNILDLTKEELQQEVTPKFRANQIYQWIYQKGTKDFESMSNLPKSMREELKEKFTITPPKILNVEVSKDGSKKYLLGLQDGHTVESVLLPMKKEERDEKGNILKEARYTVCVSSQVGCKVGCEFCLTAKGGFVRNLTPGEIVGQVLTIREENNIPVNRRVNIVYMGMGEPLDNLENVAKAVKIFSDEHGMSISPRRQTISTSGLAPKIKKLGEMNLGVLLAISLHAVDDDLRQKLMPINKAYNIESVIQAVREFPIDQRKRVMFEYLMIKNLNDDLKAAKKLVKLLHGIKAKVNLIYFNPYPGSPFQRPEPKDVEAFQKYLLDHGVLCTIRESKGLDISAACGQLKEKSHGCTL, via the coding sequence ATGAAAAATATTTTAGATCTCACCAAAGAAGAACTGCAGCAAGAAGTAACTCCAAAATTTCGTGCAAACCAGATATATCAATGGATCTATCAAAAAGGGACCAAAGATTTTGAGAGTATGAGCAATCTTCCAAAATCGATGCGCGAAGAACTGAAAGAAAAATTCACTATCACTCCACCAAAGATCCTCAATGTAGAGGTAAGCAAAGATGGAAGCAAAAAGTATCTGTTGGGACTACAAGATGGCCATACAGTGGAAAGTGTACTGCTTCCTATGAAGAAAGAGGAGAGAGATGAAAAGGGTAATATCCTCAAAGAAGCACGCTATACTGTGTGCGTTTCAAGCCAGGTAGGATGCAAAGTGGGGTGTGAATTTTGTCTGACTGCAAAAGGTGGCTTTGTCCGCAATCTAACTCCCGGTGAAATCGTGGGACAGGTATTAACTATCCGAGAAGAGAACAATATTCCAGTAAACAGAAGAGTCAACATTGTCTATATGGGTATGGGTGAACCCTTGGATAATCTTGAAAATGTCGCAAAAGCGGTCAAAATATTTAGCGATGAGCATGGAATGAGCATCAGTCCAAGACGCCAAACAATCTCGACAAGCGGCCTCGCTCCAAAGATCAAAAAATTAGGGGAAATGAATCTTGGCGTACTCCTTGCAATCAGTCTTCATGCAGTGGATGATGATCTGCGACAAAAATTGATGCCAATCAACAAAGCGTACAATATCGAAAGTGTCATTCAAGCTGTCAGAGAATTTCCAATCGATCAAAGAAAACGAGTGATGTTTGAATATCTTATGATCAAAAATCTCAATGACGATTTAAAGGCAGCAAAAAAACTTGTCAAGCTTCTCCATGGTATAAAAGCAAAAGTGAATCTCATCTATTTCAACCCGTATCCAGGAAGCCCTTTTCAAAGACCAGAACCAAAGGACGTAGAAGCTTTTCAAAAATATCTTTTGGATCATGGCGTGCTGTGCACTATTCGGGAATCAAAAGGGCTTGATATCAGTGCAGCATGTGGACAATTAAAGGAGAAAAGTCATGGATGTACCCTTTAA
- a CDS encoding purine-nucleoside phosphorylase, whose amino-acid sequence MIVCAGKSEIFPFAYPIGVGLIESSINLTRLALFDKPEFLLFIGSAGSYGKYDIFDIVQSRGASQIEISFWEKKSYTPIDNVIMSEGLNVSHETIINSSNYITTDSSSWNYFQKAGIGLENMEFFSVLQVSKEFEIPAAGIFVVTNFCDTNAHEAYKSNIREAMNILERFIKEKFRV is encoded by the coding sequence ATGATCGTATGTGCTGGAAAATCAGAAATATTCCCCTTTGCTTACCCGATAGGAGTTGGGCTTATCGAATCAAGCATCAATCTTACGCGGCTCGCTCTCTTTGACAAACCGGAGTTTTTGCTTTTTATCGGTTCTGCAGGTAGTTATGGCAAATATGACATTTTTGACATAGTCCAAAGCAGGGGAGCTTCGCAGATTGAGATCTCTTTTTGGGAAAAAAAATCATACACGCCGATAGATAATGTAATAATGAGTGAAGGATTGAATGTTTCACATGAAACAATCATCAATTCATCAAACTATATCACAACAGATAGCTCTTCTTGGAACTATTTTCAAAAAGCAGGAATCGGCTTAGAAAATATGGAGTTTTTTTCCGTTTTGCAGGTATCAAAAGAGTTTGAAATACCGGCAGCTGGTATTTTCGTCGTGACCAATTTTTGTGATACGAATGCTCATGAAGCATATAAATCGAATATACGTGAAGCTATGAACATATTGGAACGTTTTATCAAGGAGAAATTTCGAGTATGA
- the hisF gene encoding imidazole glycerol phosphate synthase subunit HisF yields the protein MQEYFAKRIIPCLDVDKGRVVKGVNFVGLKDAGDPVEVAKRYNEEGADEITFLDITATYEERDTIVHIVEEVAKEVFIPLTVGGGIRELEDIYKLLAVGCDKVSINSAAVKRPEFVNEAAKRFGSQCIVVAIDAKRVGDSWHVFTAGGRHDSGKDAIEWAKEVYNRGAGEILLTSMDADGTKAGYDLELTRAISDAVEIPVIASGGAGTMEHIKDAFTKGHADAALAASIFHFKEIDIMELKQYLQKEGIPVRL from the coding sequence ATGCAAGAATACTTTGCAAAACGTATCATTCCATGTCTCGACGTAGATAAAGGACGTGTTGTTAAGGGAGTCAATTTTGTAGGACTTAAAGATGCCGGAGATCCAGTTGAAGTTGCGAAACGCTACAATGAAGAGGGAGCTGACGAAATAACCTTTCTCGATATCACCGCAACCTATGAAGAACGGGACACTATCGTTCACATTGTCGAAGAGGTGGCAAAAGAGGTATTTATCCCCCTTACGGTCGGAGGCGGTATTCGAGAATTGGAGGATATTTATAAACTTTTGGCAGTAGGATGCGATAAAGTGAGCATCAATTCGGCTGCCGTCAAAAGACCGGAATTTGTCAATGAGGCTGCAAAGCGTTTTGGAAGTCAATGCATCGTAGTAGCAATCGACGCTAAAAGAGTAGGTGATAGTTGGCATGTTTTTACTGCTGGTGGCAGACATGACAGCGGCAAAGATGCAATCGAATGGGCAAAAGAGGTTTATAATAGAGGAGCCGGCGAGATACTGCTTACCAGTATGGATGCAGACGGAACAAAAGCGGGATATGATCTGGAACTTACACGTGCTATCAGTGATGCTGTTGAAATACCGGTCATTGCCAGCGGGGGAGCAGGAACGATGGAACATATCAAAGACGCCTTTACAAAAGGGCATGCAGATGCAGCACTTGCTGCAAGTATCTTTCACTTTAAAGAGATCGATATCATGGAGTTGAAGCAGTATCTGCAAAAGGAAGGGATACCGGTAAGATTATGA
- the nth gene encoding endonuclease III gives MTLKQFQEIIKILRDEYKKWDAPAKRLSQSYRYKRTPFTILISTVLSFRTKDEVTFDAAHRLFAIADNPYDMLNVSRETIEQAIYPVGFYREKAKSIHTISKELIEKFGGNVPNTLEALTSIKGVGPKTAKIVLENAFGKSYVAVDTHVHRICNRWGLVHTKNPQETDKILEKILKEEDKKGLNKVLVSFGQILCKPQKPNCEECPVKETLKDFGIICTDP, from the coding sequence ATGACACTCAAGCAGTTTCAAGAAATTATCAAAATCTTGCGTGATGAATATAAGAAGTGGGACGCTCCCGCAAAGCGGCTTTCACAAAGCTATAGGTACAAACGCACTCCGTTTACCATTTTGATATCTACGGTTTTGAGTTTTCGCACCAAAGATGAAGTAACTTTTGATGCAGCACATAGACTTTTTGCTATTGCAGACAATCCATATGATATGCTTAATGTTTCACGTGAAACAATCGAACAAGCGATCTATCCCGTGGGATTTTATAGAGAAAAAGCAAAGAGTATACATACAATTTCGAAAGAGTTGATAGAAAAATTTGGTGGAAATGTTCCCAATACCCTTGAAGCGCTGACAAGCATAAAAGGTGTTGGGCCTAAAACGGCTAAAATAGTCCTAGAAAACGCTTTTGGAAAATCTTATGTGGCGGTTGATACCCATGTGCATCGTATCTGCAACAGATGGGGATTGGTGCATACGAAAAATCCACAAGAAACGGACAAAATACTCGAAAAGATATTGAAAGAAGAAGATAAAAAAGGACTCAACAAAGTTCTTGTATCATTTGGGCAGATACTATGTAAACCGCAAAAACCAAATTGCGAAGAGTGTCCTGTAAAAGAGACCTTAAAGGATTTTGGCATAATATGTACAGATCCGTAA
- the rsmA gene encoding 16S rRNA (adenine(1518)-N(6)/adenine(1519)-N(6))-dimethyltransferase RsmA codes for MEIAAKKKYGQNFLKDKSVVNKIIQSMPSTDHAVVEIGPGLGDLTQELLKKKDVIAFEIDPDLCTLLQEKFHKYLEKGALELRCGDVLDRWKQHLVDVEYDLVANLPYYVATNIVLKALRDRNCKNILVMLQKEVADKFCAKPGQREFSALSVLADSVGEVKRVTVVKPDSFTPPPKVDSAVILIKKNTSLEDEGFEKFLKIAFKQPRKTLLKNLAQNYPKELLQQLFQTLGVASNIRPHEANTSIYHRLYEMLKEKIDGATTQKQPTKR; via the coding sequence TTGGAAATTGCGGCAAAAAAGAAGTACGGGCAGAATTTTTTAAAAGATAAAAGCGTAGTCAACAAAATCATCCAATCGATGCCCAGCACAGACCATGCGGTGGTAGAAATTGGGCCTGGATTAGGTGATTTGACGCAAGAGCTATTGAAGAAGAAAGATGTGATAGCTTTTGAGATCGATCCTGATCTGTGTACGTTATTGCAAGAGAAGTTCCACAAATATCTTGAAAAAGGTGCATTGGAACTTCGATGCGGAGATGTATTGGATCGATGGAAGCAGCATCTTGTGGATGTAGAGTATGATCTTGTAGCGAACCTACCCTATTATGTAGCGACCAATATTGTCTTAAAAGCTTTGAGAGATCGGAACTGTAAAAATATATTGGTGATGCTACAAAAAGAGGTAGCGGATAAGTTTTGTGCAAAACCGGGCCAAAGAGAGTTTTCGGCTCTTTCTGTTCTGGCAGATTCTGTGGGAGAAGTCAAAAGAGTTACTGTTGTCAAACCAGACTCTTTTACTCCTCCTCCGAAAGTGGATTCGGCTGTTATTTTGATCAAAAAAAATACTTCATTGGAAGATGAGGGTTTTGAGAAGTTTTTGAAAATAGCTTTTAAACAGCCCAGGAAAACTCTTTTGAAAAATCTTGCGCAAAACTATCCTAAGGAGCTACTCCAACAACTCTTCCAGACACTGGGTGTTGCTTCCAATATTCGACCTCATGAAGCTAACACATCTATCTATCACCGGCTATATGAAATGTTAAAGGAGAAGATAGATGGAGCAACAACCCAGAAACAACCAACAAAACGGTAA
- a CDS encoding ribonuclease J, with translation MEQQPRNNQQNGNQQRNQQRRNQNYNQGVYKDIKKALAANERMQQSRLTPRVNTKSNAKVKITPLGGLGEIGGNITVFETEKSAIVIDVGMSFPTEDMHGVDILVPDFSYLRQIKNKIKGIVITHAHEDHIGAVPYLFKEMQFPIYGTPLPLGMIGNKFDEHGMSKYKSYFRYIEKRKPIKIGDFEVEWMHMTHSIIDASSLAITTEAGTIIHTGDFKIDHTPIDGYPADLHRLAYYGERGVLLLLSDSTNSHNPGITKSEASVGPTFDLLFSRAKGRVLMSTFSSNIHRVYQAIEHGIKYGRKVCIIGRSMERNLEITMELGYVKLPQNIFIEPHELGKYRDDEILIVTTGSQGESMSALYRMATNEHRHVKIKPSDTIILSAKAIPGNERSVSSLINFIQKCGATVAYQDFSEIHVSGHAAQEEQKLMLRLVKPKFFLPVHGEYNHLMKHKETAVKCGIPERNIYLMSDGDQIEVSPKYMKKVGTVKTGKAYIDNQLNEEIESDVVIDRQKMATEGIVIIVAQIAKDTKKFITPPKVSSFGLVADKKDKEFEKEISTLLEQFLMNKPELVEAPKKLENDFRQVVRKHIFRKYKKYPTIVPTLFIM, from the coding sequence ATGGAGCAACAACCCAGAAACAACCAACAAAACGGTAATCAACAACGAAATCAACAGCGTAGAAATCAAAACTACAACCAGGGTGTCTACAAAGACATAAAAAAAGCCCTGGCTGCCAATGAACGGATGCAGCAAAGTCGTTTGACTCCTAGGGTAAATACAAAAAGTAATGCCAAAGTGAAAATCACTCCTTTGGGGGGACTTGGAGAAATTGGAGGAAATATCACCGTCTTTGAGACGGAAAAAAGCGCTATTGTAATTGATGTTGGAATGAGCTTTCCAACAGAAGATATGCATGGTGTGGATATTTTGGTACCGGACTTCTCCTATCTTCGACAGATTAAAAACAAAATCAAAGGGATTGTCATCACTCATGCCCATGAGGACCATATCGGTGCAGTACCCTATCTTTTTAAAGAGATGCAGTTTCCAATTTACGGTACTCCCCTTCCCCTTGGAATGATTGGAAATAAATTTGATGAACATGGTATGAGTAAATATAAAAGCTATTTTCGCTATATCGAAAAAAGAAAGCCGATCAAGATTGGAGATTTTGAAGTAGAGTGGATGCATATGACCCATTCCATCATCGATGCAAGCTCTTTGGCAATAACGACGGAAGCGGGGACTATCATCCATACGGGAGATTTCAAAATAGATCATACACCGATAGACGGATATCCGGCAGATTTGCATAGACTTGCATACTATGGAGAACGAGGCGTATTATTGCTTCTGTCTGATTCTACCAATTCACACAATCCCGGGATTACAAAATCGGAAGCGAGTGTCGGTCCGACATTTGATCTGCTCTTTTCCAGGGCCAAAGGCCGTGTTTTGATGAGTACCTTCTCCTCCAACATCCACAGAGTCTATCAAGCCATTGAGCACGGCATCAAATATGGAAGAAAAGTCTGTATTATCGGACGGTCTATGGAGCGAAATTTAGAGATCACTATGGAGCTTGGCTATGTGAAATTGCCCCAAAATATCTTCATCGAGCCGCATGAACTTGGCAAATATAGAGATGATGAGATTTTGATCGTAACGACAGGAAGCCAGGGCGAGTCGATGAGTGCGTTATATAGAATGGCGACAAACGAGCATCGTCATGTGAAAATCAAACCAAGCGATACGATTATTCTCTCGGCCAAAGCGATTCCGGGGAATGAACGAAGTGTTTCAAGCCTTATCAACTTTATCCAAAAATGTGGTGCAACGGTGGCGTATCAAGATTTTAGCGAGATTCATGTCTCAGGACACGCGGCCCAGGAGGAGCAAAAATTGATGCTGCGTCTTGTGAAGCCAAAATTTTTCTTGCCGGTGCATGGAGAGTATAATCATTTGATGAAGCATAAAGAGACGGCTGTCAAATGTGGAATTCCAGAACGCAATATCTACCTCATGAGTGACGGAGATCAGATTGAGGTGAGCCCAAAATATATGAAAAAAGTAGGAACCGTCAAAACAGGAAAAGCCTATATCGATAATCAGCTCAATGAAGAGATTGAAAGCGATGTGGTGATCGATAGGCAAAAAATGGCAACAGAAGGGATTGTGATCATTGTGGCGCAAATCGCAAAAGATACGAAAAAATTCATCACGCCACCAAAAGTCTCCAGTTTTGGACTTGTTGCAGATAAAAAAGATAAAGAGTTCGAAAAAGAGATCAGTACGCTCCTTGAGCAGTTTTTGATGAATAAACCGGAACTTGTCGAGGCTCCGAAGAAGTTGGAGAACGATTTTCGACAGGTTGTTCGAAAGCATATTTTTAGAAAATACAAAAAATATCCGACAATCGTTCCAACTCTTTTTATCATGTGA
- a CDS encoding SIS domain-containing protein, whose product MFYAQIAKEVLDIESKALQDAQKRIADNIDKAVELIYNIKGKLIVTGVGKSGLVGSKIAATFASTGTPSFFIHPTEALHGDLGMIGKEDGVLAISYSGESEELIKILPHIKRFDIPLIGMSSNPDSSLGRYSDVFISIAVEKEACPLQAAPTASTTLTMALGDALAVCLMKKRNFQVKDFASFHPGGSLGRRLYVKVKDLMRTENLPIIDEKTPLKEAIVVMSEGKLGNVLIKNGEGKLVGVLSDGDLRRALMSDHFSLETPAFEFATKNPKAIEDENMLASDALRLIEQHKIQMLAVTKNGTVQGVLHIHDLVEAGIK is encoded by the coding sequence ATGTTTTACGCCCAAATAGCAAAAGAGGTTTTGGATATTGAATCCAAAGCTTTGCAGGATGCACAAAAGAGAATTGCAGACAATATCGATAAAGCGGTTGAGCTGATCTACAATATCAAAGGAAAGCTTATCGTTACCGGGGTTGGTAAAAGCGGCCTTGTGGGCAGCAAGATTGCTGCTACATTCGCTTCCACCGGAACGCCAAGCTTTTTTATCCATCCAACAGAGGCTTTGCATGGAGATCTTGGAATGATCGGCAAAGAGGATGGCGTTCTGGCTATTAGCTACAGCGGGGAGAGCGAAGAACTTATCAAAATACTTCCCCACATCAAACGTTTTGATATACCTCTTATTGGTATGAGTTCAAACCCCGACTCCTCTTTGGGGCGTTATAGTGATGTGTTTATATCGATTGCCGTTGAAAAGGAGGCATGCCCGCTGCAGGCCGCCCCTACCGCTTCGACAACCCTGACAATGGCGCTGGGTGATGCTTTGGCTGTATGTTTGATGAAAAAGAGAAATTTTCAGGTGAAAGATTTTGCCTCTTTTCATCCAGGAGGCAGTTTGGGCAGAAGACTCTATGTGAAGGTGAAAGATTTGATGCGAACCGAAAATCTTCCAATCATCGATGAGAAGACACCTTTGAAAGAGGCTATTGTTGTTATGAGCGAAGGAAAACTTGGCAATGTTTTGATCAAAAATGGGGAAGGAAAACTGGTAGGAGTTTTGAGTGACGGTGATTTGAGAAGAGCGTTGATGAGCGATCATTTTTCCCTAGAAACTCCGGCATTTGAGTTTGCCACAAAAAACCCGAAGGCAATCGAAGATGAAAATATGCTGGCAAGTGACGCGCTGCGACTCATTGAGCAGCATAAGATACAGATGTTGGCTGTCACAAAAAATGGTACAGTACAAGGAGTACTTCATATTCATGATTTGGTAGAGGCTGGAATCAAATGA
- a CDS encoding pseudouridine synthase, giving the protein MRLNKYISHNTTYSRREADRLIQEGFVKVNRQVVKEPFYDVQEGDKVFVKGKLIKPKVDYTVIVYNKPKGELVTKKDDRGRKTIYDSLPKKFAHYIPVGRLDFASEGLLLLTDSPKIAQALMESDIPRVYNVKIKGEVTPKMEEAMREGLELENATAGAHEKSNITSMKFAPFFAYRIDKNAPTFSKLKVALTEGKNREIRRFFAHFGKDVVDLKRVEYGWIKLNALPTGKTRYLSKKEYEKLREFLKELNANNSDKNKS; this is encoded by the coding sequence ATGAGACTCAATAAATATATTTCACACAATACGACCTACTCCAGGCGTGAAGCCGATAGGCTGATACAAGAGGGCTTTGTCAAAGTGAATCGTCAAGTTGTCAAAGAGCCATTTTATGATGTACAAGAGGGTGATAAGGTTTTTGTAAAAGGCAAGCTTATAAAACCAAAAGTGGACTATACAGTCATTGTCTACAACAAACCAAAAGGGGAGCTTGTAACCAAAAAGGATGACAGGGGGCGAAAAACGATCTATGACTCTTTGCCTAAAAAGTTTGCCCACTATATTCCGGTAGGAAGGCTCGATTTTGCAAGCGAGGGGCTTTTACTTCTTACAGATTCTCCAAAGATTGCCCAAGCTCTCATGGAAAGCGATATTCCAAGAGTATATAACGTGAAGATCAAAGGAGAAGTGACCCCAAAAATGGAAGAGGCGATGCGTGAAGGATTAGAGCTTGAGAACGCAACGGCCGGGGCCCATGAGAAAAGCAACATTACTTCTATGAAGTTTGCACCCTTTTTTGCTTATAGAATCGATAAAAACGCCCCTACCTTCAGTAAACTCAAAGTTGCGCTGACTGAAGGGAAAAACAGAGAAATAAGACGATTCTTTGCGCATTTTGGCAAAGATGTGGTAGACTTAAAAAGAGTGGAATATGGCTGGATCAAACTCAACGCCCTGCCAACGGGTAAAACAAGATATTTGAGTAAAAAAGAGTATGAAAAACTTCGAGAATTTTTAAAGGAACTGAATGCAAACAATTCAGATAAAAACAAGTCATAA